A window of the Actinomycetes bacterium genome harbors these coding sequences:
- a CDS encoding DUF4277 domain-containing protein, which yields MSTPVAGPFDLCSHRLGALPIVNHFLDRAGLPALLARYLPAADARCRLDPATAVRLLVANLLTGRAPLYALGEWAAPFAPQLLD from the coding sequence ATGAGCACACCGGTCGCCGGACCGTTCGACTTGTGCAGTCACCGCCTGGGCGCGCTGCCGATCGTGAACCACTTCCTCGACCGCGCTGGTCTGCCCGCCCTGCTGGCCCGCTACCTACCGGCCGCCGATGCGCGGTGCCGGTTGGACCCGGCCACCGCGGTGCGCCTGCTGGTGGCCAACCTGCTGACCGGACGTGCGCCGCTCTACGCGCTGGGCGAGTGGGCTGCACCCTTCGCCCCACAGCTGCTGGAC